GATCTACCTGACGGGCCTCGGACTCTTCTGACAAGTCCTCCAGAAGTTCAAGTTCCCTGATCTCCTTAAAGGTCCCCATTTTTTCTATTTTTCAAAAATTGAATTCATTAATTGAATTATAAAAGAGGCAAACGGAAATGTCAATCATAAAGTGGGATGGACGGATATCTGGGCCTAACCTGCAGCCCTTTTCCCCTCGGACCAATCGGGGGAAATCTCTCGTAGCCTTTGGATGATGGGGGGAAGTTTTTCCAAAATATAATCTATTTCCTCCTCGGTATTATACCTGCCGAGGGAGAAGCGGACGGTACCGTGAATGGCCGCATAGGGGACGCCCATGCTCATGAGGACATGGGAGGGCTCTGGCTCTCCTGAGCTACAGGCAGAACCCGAAGAGGCAGCGATCCCCTCCTCACTCAACATCAACAAGACGGCCTCCCCTTCCACCGCCTCAAAGCTCATATTGGTGGTGTTGGGAAGCCTTCTCGCTCGATGCCCGTTGATTAAGACGCCGGGTACCCTCTCCAAAATCCTTTTCTCCAACCGATCCCGTAGGGCCTCTATCCTCTGCTGCTCTTCGGCCATCGTCTCCTTGGCTAGCACACAGGCCTTTCCCAAACCGACGATGGAGGGGACGTTTTCCGTTCCTCCCCTGCGCCCCCCTTCTTGGTGTCCGCCAATGAAATAGGGGACAAACCCAACCCCCCTTCTCATGTATAGGGCCCCAATCCCTTTGGGGGCATGGAGCTTGTGTCCGGAGAGGGAGAGCAAGTCGATGGTGCTGGATCGCATGTCAGTGGAGATCTTCCCCACGGCCTGCACTGCATCGCAGTGAAACACTATCCCCCTCTGCTTGACGATCTCCCCTACTTCCTCGATGGGGAAGATAACCCCGGTCTCATTGTTGGCGTACATAATGCTCACGAGAGCTGTATCATCGGTGATAGCCTCCCTGAGCTCATCCAGATCGACCATCCCCTTGTTATCTACAGACAAATAGGTCACCTCATACCCCTTCCCCTCCAAATATCTGCAGAGGTTTAACACGGCGGGGTGCTCTACTTTGGTGGTCACGATGTGCCTTTTTTCGGGATAGGAAGCAAGAGTACCCCTGATGGCCGCATTGTCGCTCTCGGTGCCACAGCTTGTGAAGACGATCTCGTCGGGATGGGCCTGCAAAAGGTCGGCCACCCGCTCTCGGGCTTCCCTTACCTTTTCTCCTACCTTACCGCCAAAGCGGTGGACACTGGAGGGATTCCCGTAGAGGTCACAAAAATAAGGGAGCATCTCCTCCAAGACCTCGGGCGCCACGCGGGTGGTGGCATTGTTGTCGACATATACCTCCCTCATTCCTCCTTATCCTCGTTCCCCTGGTGGGAGCGGTTCTTTTGCAATTTCTCCTGGATTACCTCCCCTAGCTTGAGGGTGATCTCTTCCTCACCCCCCATATACCTCTTCATCTCTTCCTTCTTTCTTTTACGCATCAGCCCCTTGATGCTCAGGCCTATCTTTCTCTCTTTATGATCGATACTCAGGATGATAGCGGTGACAGTGTCCCCGACCTTCAGGACATCAGAGGGGCGTTCCACCTTTTCCGAGCCTGTGCCGAGCTCAGATACATGGATCAAACCCTCTAACTCTTCCTCTAACTCTACAAAGGCCCCAAATTCGGTGAGGCCGGTGATTTTCCCGGTGACCACCTGCCCCACCCTATATTTTTGCGGGGCCATCTCCCATGGATCTGGCCGAAGCTGCTTTACCCCCAAAGAAAACCTCTCGTTCTCCTTATCTATCTTCAGGACGATGGCCTCTACCTCTTGCCCTCTTTTATAAATATCGGCAGGGTTTTTGATCTTCTTGGTCCATGACATCTCTGAAACATGCACCAAGCCATCGATCCCCTCATCCATCCCGATGAAGATTCCGAAATCAGTCACCGTCTTGACCTGTCCTACGATCTTGGTACCCACGGGGTACTTATCCTCAATGATATCCCAGGGGTTGGGCTCGACCTGTCTCATCCCAAGGGAGATACGCCTTCTCTCCGTATCTAGGTTTAATACTACCGCCTCTATGATGTCGCCGATATTTACGTACTTGGAGGGGTGCCTGATCTTCTTGGTCCACGACATCTCTGAAACATGCACCAAGCCCTCCATCCCTTCCTCCAGTTCCACAAAGACCCCATAGTCTGTGATGCTTACCGCCCTTCCCCTCACCCTGGAACCTACAGGGTATTTGTCCTCCACCAAGCTCCACGGATCGGGGGTAAGCTGTTTCAGGCCCAAGGATACCCTCCCAGTATTCTCATCGAAGTTGATTACCTGCACTTTGATCCGATCTCCAATGGAAAAGCGTTCGGAGGGGTGACCCACCCTCCCCCATGAGATATCGGTAATGTGCAACAATCCATCTATCCCCCCCAGGTCGATAAAGACCCCGTAGTCCGTGAGGCTCTTGGCAGTCCCCTCCACCACCGCCCCCACGTATAATTTGCTCAGGGTCTCCTTCCTCAGGGTCTCCCTCTCCTCCTCCAGAAGGGCCCGGCGGGACAGCACGATATTCCCTCGCCGGCGATTAAACTTTAGTACCTTAAACTTGAAGCTCTTGCCGATGAGCTTATCAAAATCCCGCACCGGATGAAGATCGATCTGGGAACCCGGTAAAAAGGCGGGGACCCCCACGTCCACCGTCAAACCACCCTTTACCCGTGAGACCACGACTCCCTCAATCACCCCATCCCCTCTCTGACATGCCCGGCTGACCTCATCCCAGACCTTCATCTTGTCAGCCTTCTCTTTGGAGAGGATGATCATCCCCTCTTCATCTTCCCTTCGCTCCAGATAGACGTCAACCACATCCCCCTCTTTCACCTCTAGTGTGCGCTCCCGGGTGTAAAACTCAGACACTGATATCTGCCCCTCCGATTTATAACCCACATCGATGGTCACAAAGTCCTTCCCCACCTCGATCACCCTTCCCCTGATGATCTCCCCTTCCTCTATCTCCCGGAAGGTCTTTTCGTAGAACTCACGCAGGTCATTATCCCCCTGCACTGCATTTGGTTGTTCATCGTTTATCTCCCTTTTTTCCTCCATTAACCCTACACCCCCTAAGATATTTTCCCCATAGAACCTAAACCCTTATGAGGGTTTACCTTCTCCCCCACCCATGAAAATACCGCCCTCCCTTATTTGAACTTCACTTTGAGAGGGCACGGCCCCCTCAATCTCCCCCGACAGGCCTACGACCTGTCCCTCTGGGGGTCTCTGGTCCCCAGTCCCCCAAAGAGGAGATACCTTTTGGGGGTTTCAGGGGGCGAAGCTCCCTGAAGTAAGTTTGAAAAACCTTAAGGGCCAAAATCTCTTTCAGGCTCAATTTACCGTGAAGTATTTCCACGGTAACTTATATACCACAAAAAAGAAGAAAAACCAAAAATAAAAATTGGCTCTTCTCCAAAAAAGTCGCCCAAAAGGGACCAAGTATTGGAGGATTCAAATCATAGGGTTCCAGGGGCCAAGGGGTCCAGTGGTCGAGTGAAATACACTAGAATCCTGGAATCCTAGAACCCTTCATTTTAACCTCCTTGAACCTTCTCAATTCCACTAAGTTAAGGCGGGAGAACTATTGAATTACGGGGCGATCTTCGCCACGTCCCCCTTTACCCTATCGATCAACCAACTGGGGGTAGAGGCGCCAGCGGTAATCCCCACCCTTTGCACCTCCTTAAACCAGGAGAGGCCAAGCTCCCCCTCAGTCTCTACATGATGGGTATTGGGCTGTACCTGCCGACAGAGGTTCGCCAGCCGGGTGGTATTGGCGCTGTTATAACCACCAATGACTATCATACAGTCCACCTCTTGGGCCAGCTTCACTGATTCCTGCTGGCGGATATGGGTGGCGTCACAGATGGTGTTAAAGGCCCTGACCTCCCGGGCCACCAGTAGGGCCTGGGACACCACCTCCTGAAAGTTCTTGTAGGACTGCGTGGTCTGGGCTATCACCCCCAACTTCTTCACCCCTGACAGCGTCCTCAGCCCCTGGGCGGACTCGGTGACCAATCCCTCCCCCTTTATGTAACTGAGGATGCCCCGGACCTCTGGATGACCCTTATCCCCTACGATCACCACCAGATACCCCCCTGTGCTGAGGGAGGAGGCATACTTCTGGGCCTTCTTGACAAAGGGGCAGGTGGCATCCACTATCTTCAGCCTTCGTTCTCGGGCCAAATTCGTCTCCTCCAGGGTGACCCCGTGAGAGCGAAAGATCACCGTGCCATCCTGCACCGTATCCAGATCCTCCATGACCCTTACCCCCACCTCCTCCAATTTCCCCACCACCTGGGGGTTGTGTATCAGGGGACCCAGGGAATAGATCGGGTTAGGAGACCTCCGGGCTGCAGCAAAGGCCATCTTGATGGCCCTCTTTACCCCAAAACAAAAGCCTGCGCTATCAGCCACCACCACCTGCATTGATTAGCGCCTCTCCTCGATCTCCACCAGCATCCTCTCCCCCACTTCCTCTGCACTCATCCCGGTGGAATCTATGTAGATGGCATCCTGTGCCATCTGCAAGGGGGCGATTTCTCTGTTCTGGTCGTCCTGGTCGCGCTTGATGGTCTCCTCTATTACCTGGGAGAGAATGGGGGAGGTCCCTCTGTCCAGGAGCTCTTTATGCCTCCTAGTACCCCTCTCCTGGGGGGTGGCGTCCAGGTAAAACTTGACTTCTGCCTGAGGGAAGACCACCGT
The DNA window shown above is from Deltaproteobacteria bacterium and carries:
- a CDS encoding 30S ribosomal protein S1, with protein sequence MEEKREINDEQPNAVQGDNDLREFYEKTFREIEEGEIIRGRVIEVGKDFVTIDVGYKSEGQISVSEFYTRERTLEVKEGDVVDVYLERREDEEGMIILSKEKADKMKVWDEVSRACQRGDGVIEGVVVSRVKGGLTVDVGVPAFLPGSQIDLHPVRDFDKLIGKSFKFKVLKFNRRRGNIVLSRRALLEEERETLRKETLSKLYVGAVVEGTAKSLTDYGVFIDLGGIDGLLHITDISWGRVGHPSERFSIGDRIKVQVINFDENTGRVSLGLKQLTPDPWSLVEDKYPVGSRVRGRAVSITDYGVFVELEEGMEGLVHVSEMSWTKKIRHPSKYVNIGDIIEAVVLNLDTERRRISLGMRQVEPNPWDIIEDKYPVGTKIVGQVKTVTDFGIFIGMDEGIDGLVHVSEMSWTKKIKNPADIYKRGQEVEAIVLKIDKENERFSLGVKQLRPDPWEMAPQKYRVGQVVTGKITGLTEFGAFVELEEELEGLIHVSELGTGSEKVERPSDVLKVGDTVTAIILSIDHKERKIGLSIKGLMRKRKKEEMKRYMGGEEEITLKLGEVIQEKLQKNRSHQGNEDKEE
- the nifS gene encoding cysteine desulfurase NifS, yielding MREVYVDNNATTRVAPEVLEEMLPYFCDLYGNPSSVHRFGGKVGEKVREARERVADLLQAHPDEIVFTSCGTESDNAAIRGTLASYPEKRHIVTTKVEHPAVLNLCRYLEGKGYEVTYLSVDNKGMVDLDELREAITDDTALVSIMYANNETGVIFPIEEVGEIVKQRGIVFHCDAVQAVGKISTDMRSSTIDLLSLSGHKLHAPKGIGALYMRRGVGFVPYFIGGHQEGGRRGGTENVPSIVGLGKACVLAKETMAEEQQRIEALRDRLEKRILERVPGVLINGHRARRLPNTTNMSFEAVEGEAVLLMLSEEGIAASSGSACSSGEPEPSHVLMSMGVPYAAIHGTVRFSLGRYNTEEEIDYILEKLPPIIQRLREISPDWSEGKRAAG
- a CDS encoding 4-hydroxy-3-methylbut-2-enyl diphosphate reductase; this translates as MQVVVADSAGFCFGVKRAIKMAFAAARRSPNPIYSLGPLIHNPQVVGKLEEVGVRVMEDLDTVQDGTVIFRSHGVTLEETNLARERRLKIVDATCPFVKKAQKYASSLSTGGYLVVIVGDKGHPEVRGILSYIKGEGLVTESAQGLRTLSGVKKLGVIAQTTQSYKNFQEVVSQALLVAREVRAFNTICDATHIRQQESVKLAQEVDCMIVIGGYNSANTTRLANLCRQVQPNTHHVETEGELGLSWFKEVQRVGITAGASTPSWLIDRVKGDVAKIAP